The genomic region AGACGGGAGATGATCTGAGCCCGAAGCTGCAGCGGGATGGGATTTTTCTCCTTCAGCTCTCCATCAATACGGTAACGGAGGCGCAGATATTTTTCTACCGGTTCAATATGAATATCAGAGGCACCTTCACTGATCGCCTGATTGATAAGGAGATTGGCAAGCTTGACAACCTGCGCACCCTCTTCGTCAGTGAGCTTCTCAGCCTCATCCTCAGACTTGATAACATCCAGATCCAGACCGCTGGCCACTTCACCGAGAATCGAGGTCATGTCCTCAAGCCCGGTAGAGTAGTTTTTATCTATAGCCGCAATGATGCTTTTTTCGGTGGCAATAACCGGCTCTATCTCTTTTCCGGTTTTAAATTTGAGATGATCGATTGTGCGAAGGTTTGTAGGATCCGCCATCGCCACTGTGATCACCCCGTCCTGCTCGAATAGAGGAATCGCCTTGTACCTTCTGGCCATCTCCTCAGGAATGACATGAACGAGCTGACGGGAAAAACTGAAGTTTTCCAGTACGACATGCTGGATGTCAAGCTGGGCACTGAGCACATCAACCAGCTTATTCTCGGAAATGAAGCCCAGATTCACAAGGCATTTCCCAAGCTGCAACCCGGTCTTGCGCTGCTCCTCAAGTCCGGCCTGAAGCTGTTCCTCTGTCAGAAGCCCCTGTTCGAGAAGAACCTCCCCGATTCTCTTTTTCTGGTCGAGATGAATCTGCTGACCCAGTACACTTGAAAGATCATCATCGGAAATAAACCCCAGCTTTACCAGCACAGTTCCGATACTGATTCCGGTCCGTTTGTGCTCCTTAA from Fibrobacter sp. harbors:
- the tadA gene encoding Flp pilus assembly complex ATPase component TadA — translated: MLMERRRKKLGEILISQGLITEEQLLIALKEHKRTGISIGTVLVKLGFISDDDLSSVLGQQIHLDQKKRIGEVLLEQGLLTEEQLQAGLEEQRKTGLQLGKCLVNLGFISENKLVDVLSAQLDIQHVVLENFSFSRQLVHVIPEEMARRYKAIPLFEQDGVITVAMADPTNLRTIDHLKFKTGKEIEPVIATEKSIIAAIDKNYSTGLEDMTSILGEVASGLDLDVIKSEDEAEKLTDEEGAQVVKLANLLINQAISEGASDIHIEPVEKYLRLRYRIDGELKEKNPIPLQLRAQIISRLKIMAGMDIAEKRKPQDGRFQIRYKGREIDLRVSTYPVMTRNRGVNEKVVLRILDPQSKNLTLDVLGFLPRTLKIFSEMINRPDGIILVTGPTGSGKSSTLYSALQKIYSVSKNIVTMEDPVEYHLDGISQGQINPKAGFTFAEGMRSILRQDPDIIMIGEMRDRETCEMAIQAALTGHLVFSTLHTNDSASAYTRLLDMGLEPYLITSTVIGILAQRLVRKICTRCREAYTPE